The Amycolatopsis tolypomycina region GAAAGGCCAGTTCGTCGTAACCCGAGTCGTGCCCGCTGAACCAGGTGATGTTCGGCCTGCGGCTGAGATCGAGGGTAAGCGCTGGCGTCGAGCCGAGGAATCTGATCCCCTCGTTACTGCTCCCCTTGTTCCGCGAAACTCCAGGTAAGGTGAATTGCGTCACCGGTGATCCGATACTTTCGAATCGGATCACCGGTGAAGGTCAACTGATTCGGGTGCGGTTTTTCAAGAAGACCTCGTGGCGTTCGTGGTCATCTTGTCCAGTGAAAGCCTTGAACTCGCCGAGTTCGTAACGGGGTACGTTATTCTTCACTTCGATCTTGATCTCGAAGTCTGCACTGAGCATCGTGATCCGCTTCTCCACCTCGCCGAGGTCGAGCGGCTCGCCTTGCCCATTCAAGATCTGATCGGCGCGGATGGATCCCTTTGCGCCCTTCAAAGCCTTATAGACAGGGTCGTGCTCGACCGTTTCGCGAGTGACTGGTTCGCCCTTGTGGTCGAGTGCGGCATGGATGGCTCTGCCCACGGCCTCTGCTACCGGCGGCGGGAACGCATTGCCGATCTGCCGGTACCGCGAGGTCTTCCTGCCTTCGAAGTCCCATTTCCCTTCGCCGGGGAAGCCTTGAATGCGTGCCACCATCTCGGTAGTCAGTTTCGGGCCTACGGCGAACTTGTCGCCGGGGCCGGGTGGCTCGTTGGCCACGCCGAGCGCGTCCACGCCTAGCTGGGCCCAAGCTCGCTTAGCACGGGTGGGCCCAAGATCAGCTCCTCCGTGCTTCTTGGAGCCGCCGACGATCGTGGGGGCGATCTTGTTGGCGCCTGCAGCCCACTCGTCGGCGTGCTCCCAGCCGTTCGACGCCATAAGGTCTCGCAGGGTCGTGCCCACTGTCGGTGCTTCACCCCCCTGCGGTTCCGGCCAGTGGAAGTAGGCGGCGTCTTCCGGCTTGAGGGCAACCAGGACGAATCGAGGGCGCAGTTGGGGAACCCCGAAATCCGATGCGTGAAGCAGGCGCCATTCTCCGATGTACCCGGACTCTGCCAGCTGGTCGAGCACGTGCTGCCGATAGCCGGCGAATCTCGGCAGGCTGAGTCCTCGAACGTTCTCGAGGAGCAGGGCACGGGGCTGGACTACCTCGACCTGCTTGATGGCCCACGCGAAAAGATCACGCTCGTCGTTGGCGCCGAGCTGCTTGCCCGCGATGGTGAAAGGGGGACACGGAACCCCGCCCGCCAGAAGGTCGACATTGCCCGCGTAGTGCCTCGGCTCCCAGACGGCTGGGTCCGCGACGTCGCCGACCGCGACCTTCGCATCCACCTCGAGGATCTTGTCGAAGTTGGTCTCGAGCGTCTTGGCGGCTGTTGCGTCGAGCTCAACAGCGAGTTTGTGCTCGAAGCCGGCGCGATGGAGGCCGAGGGCTTGGCCGCCAGCTCCTGCGCAGATCTCGACGACGGTGTACTTCATTTGCTGCCTTCCGGGTGGAGCGAGCTCACGCGCAGTCCTCGTCGGGTATCTTCCCCCACGGACTGGTGGCTCGGCTTGATTGGGTCGTGTGAGTGGTGAGCGTGTCGTCACGTGACAGCGGGAATGCCCGGGAACGTGCGCATGCCAGAGGTCTGTATCCGGCGGCCTCCAGCGAGGGAAGATCCCGGAACATGCGGGCGAACCGGCGGGCCGACACGAAGCCCGAGGTCGCGTTGCGTAGCGCGCTGCACCGGCTTGGTTACCGGTATCGCAAAGATTTCCGGCTCGACTTGCCAGAGGGTGTCCGGGTCCGGCCTGACATCGTCTTCACGGCCAGGAAAGTCGCTGTCTTCGTCGACGGGTGCTTCTGGCACGTGTGTCCGGAGCACGGCAGGGAGCCGACGTCGAACGAGTGGTACTGGACGCCCAAGCTGCGCCGGAACGTCGAGCGCGACCAAGCCGCCAACGAAGCTCTGGTGCGAGCGGGCTGGCGCGTGGTGCGAGTTTGGGAGCACTTGCCCATAGGGGAGGCTGTCGCCGTCGTGACAGCGATGATCGAACATGTGAACGACGGTAGCGCTGAGGGCTGACAGAAAGCTTGATCGCTTGCCTTGGAGTCACCGGAAGGAGTGACAGCGGCAGCTGGTCACACTTCGGTCTTCTCCTTGACCGGCAGCTCCGGGCTCGCGCCCCAAGCCAGCTCGGTGACCACCCGCACCGCGGCCGGCACCGCGGCCCGGACCGCCGCCGACAGCCCGAGGCCGCCGTCGACGCACGCCGGTTCGCAGCTCAGGACCAGGACTCGGCCCGCGTCGCCGCCCAATAGCCGCAGGAGGCGGATGACCGCGTCGCCGTGCAGGTCGTGGGTGTCCGTTGCCGACGTCAACGACAGTGTGCCCGGTGTGACGCCGTGCGGCGTTGCGTCCAGGAGGATCGTCGTGTCGTAGCCGCCCGTCAGGTCGTACGCGAGGTGGACCGTGGCGATGTCGTAGTCCGCTATCTGCACCCACGGTGGCAGGCCGGCCCGGTCGAGTTCCCTGATCACTTCGACGCCGAAGCCGTCATCGCTCAGGAAGATGTTGCCGATGCCCGCGACCAGGACTCGTGGCCTCATCCGTCCAGGCTAGAACTGTGAGTTCGATCACACAATAGTCAGAATTGGTCCTGCGAAGTCTCCGCCCGCGCGAGCCACAGCTCGGCCTCGTGGGCGGCACCCCGGACCCGCAGCATGCGCGCCAGGCTGAGCATGCCCTGGATGTCGCCGGTCTCGGCGGCGCGGCGGAACCACTGCTCCGCCGCCGTCAGGTCCTCGCGGTGCTCGGCGAGGTGGCCGAGGTTGGTCAGCGCGGGGACGCTGCCGTGCTCGGCGGCCTTGCGGTACCAGGCGGCGGCTTCGCCCTCGTCGCCGCGGTTGCGGGCCAGCACGCCGAGGTTGGTCATCGCGGCCGGGTCGCCCAGCTCGGCGGCGTCGAGGTACCAGCGCTCGGCCTCTTCGAGGTCGCCGCGGCGGTGCAGCAGCAGCCCGAGCCGGACGATCGCCTCGCTGTGGCCGCCGGCCGCGCCCTCGCGGTACCACGACTCCGCGTCGGACGGCCGGCCCAGGCGCTCCGCCTGCCTGCCGAGCTGGCAGGTGGCCGCGAGGTCGCCCGCCTGCACGGCCGACCGCCACCAGCGGGCCGCCTCGGCGGCCTGGCCGCGGTCGCGCAGCACGATGCCGAGGTCGATCATCGCGCCGGTGAAGCCCGCCTCCGCGGCCTGGCGCAACCACGACTCGGCCTCTTCGCCGCTGCCGTCTTCGCGCAGGAGCCTGCCGACCGCGGCCATCGACGGCAGGTCGCCGGCGCGGGCCGCCTCGCCGTACCAGTGCCGGGCGTCGTCGCGCTTGCCGCGCCGCTCGTAGGACTTGGCGAGGTACTGCATCCCGTGCGGCTCGCCGGCCAGCGCGGCCTCGTGGTACCAGCGCTCGGCCTCCTCGTGCGCGCCGCGGTCGGCGAGGAGGTGGGCCAGCGCCGTCATCGAGACGCGGTCGCCGCCCATCGCGGCCTTGCGGTACCACGACTCGGCCTCGGGCAGCTCGCCGCGTTCGCGCATCGCCGCGCCCATCCGGGCCATGGCGACGACGTTGCCGCCCTCGGCGGCCTTGCGCTGGAAGAACTCGTCGACTTTCTTGAGCCGGCCGGGCATCGGCTGCTCCCTCCGGATGGGTCCTGCTCCGGTAGTCGCAGAAGATCGGCTCCGTGTGACAGCTCCGCCGTGGGTGGGCGACGTCACATTCGCGCCAGGTCGTCGTGTCGGCGCGGTTGTCCCGCGTCGGCAGAGGCGACACTACGCCGCGCGACGGCGCAGGTGAGAGGAGAAAATCGTGGCGGCCCGGAGTTTTCGGCTGAGCGTGACGCAGCGAACCCTGCTGGTAATCGCGGTTCTGGCCGTCGCGCTCTTCGGGTACTGGGCGACGAGAGGCGCGGGCGCGGCCCCGCCTGCTTCGTCCTCGTCGGCGCCGGTACCGGTCAGCGCGGCCGACGCCCAGAAGCAGCTCGGCGAGCTGACCATCGCCGACCGGACGTCCATGGACGGCTACTCGCGCGAGAAGTTCCCGCACTGGGACAGCCAGGGATCCGGCTGCGACACCCGCGAGGTCGTCCTCAAGCGCGACGGCAAGGACGTCAAGACCGACAAGGACTGCAAGGCCACGTCCGGGACGTGGACCAGCATCTACGACGGCGAGACCTGGACCAAGGCGACCGACCTCGACATCGACCACATGGTCCCGCTCGGCCAGGCGTGGGCGAGCGGCGCGAAGTCGTGGACGACCGAGAAGCGCGAGCAGTTCGCCAACGACCTGACCCGGCCGCAGCTGTTCGCCGTCACCGACAACGTCAACCAGCAGAAGAGCGACAAGGCGCCCGACCAGTGGAAGCCGCCGCTGGTGTCGTTCTGGTGCACCTACGCGACGGACTGGATCGTCGTGAAGCACTACTACGGGCTGACCGTCACGCAGGCCGAGAAGACCGCCTTGACCGACATGCTGCGCCGCTGCTGAGCTGGCCGGCGTGACGACTTTCGCGCTGATCCACGGAGGCGGCGGCAGCGGCTGGGACTTCCACCTGCTCATCCCGGAGCTCGAAGCCCGCGGGCACGACGCGGTCGCCCCGGACCTGCCGATCACGGACCGCTCGGCCGGGCTGGCCGAGTTCACCGAGACGGTGCTGGCCGCGCTCGGCGACCGCACGGACGTCGCCGTCGTCGGCCACTCGTACGGCGGGTTCACCGCGCCGCTGGTCGCGGCGAAGGTCCGCGCCCGGCTGCTGGTGTACCTGACCGGGATGATCCCGGCGCCGGGCGAGCCGCCGGGGCAGTGGTGGGGCAACACGGGTTTCGCGGCGCCGACGGGGCTGAGCGAGACCGAGCAGTTCTTCAACGGCGTCCCGGCGGCGCTCGCCGAGGCGTGCCAGGCACGCGGGCGCGAACAGGTCAGCAAGGAGTGGGACGAGCCGTGGCCGCTCCCGGCGCACCCGGACGTCCCGACCCGCGTGCTCCTGGCGCGTGACGACCGGTTCTTCGTCCCGGACTTCCAGCGCCGCGTGGCGCGCGAGCGGCTCGGCATCGAGCCGGACGAAATCGACGGCCCGCACTGCGTACCGCTCAGCCACCCCGGTCCGCTGGCCGACCGACTGGTGAGCTACCTCTGACTGGGCCGTTCGACGGGTAAAGGTCTAGACCTATTGACTGCTTGGTCCAGGCCACTTACGGTCTTGACCAGCGGCGAACCCGCTGTGCGTCACCTCCACCCGGTCCCCACCACGGAGGTTTCATGCGTCTCGTGCTCGCGCTGGCGGCCCTCGCCAGCAGCCTCCTCGTCGCCCCCGCCGCCGAGGCCGCGACCCTGCCCGCCTGCCGGCACTTCTACCCCGGCCCGATCCCCGACCGCCCGGTCACCGGCGGGCACGGCCCCGGCACGCTCGTCGGCGCCGTGGACGTGAGCAACCGCCTGCCCGCGCCCGGCTCGGTCGGCGGGGGACTGGGCGGCGACGGGAAGGTCACCTTCACGTTCGCCCGGGTCCCCGGGGCGAAGGCCTACCGGGCTTTCCGCAACGGTCAAGCCCTCCAGTGGATCAGCGACTGGGGCCAGCCGACGCTCACGGTCACCGACGCGAGCCCCTGCCAGAACGCGAACTACCAGCTCTACGCGATGACCGCGGAGGACAACTCCCCGGGCTCGCTCGGCCAGATCTCGACCGCCTACCGCCTCGACGGCGCGAACCGGCTCGCCGCCTACCGCATCCCGGCGGGCACGACGCTGAACTACCGCGTCACCGCCTACAACGACGTCGCCCAGACCGCGCTCGGCTACCAGGCCGGCCCGGGCTTCTGCGCCGTCGACGCCCGGCTCGTCCCGTGGGGCACGCGGTTCTCCGTGCCCGGCTACGGCGAGTGCTACGCGGCCGACATCGGGAGCTGGATCAAAGACGACATCGTCGACGTCTGGCTGCCCGGCCCCCAGGCGGACGCCTGGGGGATCCAGAGTCTGACCCTCACCATCCGCTAGCCGCCCCAAGGGGCACTTTCACGTGAAAGTGCCCCTTGGGCGATTACCAGCGGTCGAGGTGCAGGACCTCCTCGAGGGGCTGCCGCGCGGCCGGCTTGAACGTGTCGCCCGTGTAGAACGCCGTCGGGATCAACGCCGCCTGGTGCACGTTCTTCGGCAGGCCCAGCACCTCCGCCGCTTCCTGCTCGTACTTCAGGTGCAGCGTCGTCCACGCCGTGCCCAGCGTCACCGACCGGGCCGCCAGCATGTAGTTCCACACCGCGGGCAGCAGCGACGCCCACAGCCCCGCCTGGTTGCCGGACGGCAGTTCCGAGGACGCCGTCTCCAGGCAGGGGACCACGAGCACCGGGACGTCACCCATCCGGTCGGCCAGGTAGGCGACGCTGTCCCCGACCCGCTGCTGGACCGCGGCCCGTGCCGGGTCGTCGGCGAACAGCTTGCCCGCCGCGTTCGGGGACGCCAGGTACTCGTGGCACGCCCGGCGGTAGATCCCGCCGAGCGCCGCCCGCTGGGCCGCGTCGGTGACGACCAGCCACTGCCACCGCTGCGTGTTCGACCCGCTCGGCGCCTGCAGCGCCACCTGCACGCAGTGCTTGACCAGGTCGAGTGGCACCGGGCGCTCGAGGTCGAGGCGCTTGCGGACGGTCCTGGTCGTGGTCAGCAGCTCTTCGGGCGTCATCATCGGCCCATCATGCCGGGCTCACCAGCGGTCGTGCACCAGCGGACGGATCAGCTCGTCGTAGGTTTCGCGGACGGCCGCGAGCGCCTCGGACGACAACGGCGGAAGCGAAGCCGCCGCGGTGTTGGCCGCAGCCTGCTCGGCGTTCCGCGCGCCCGGGATGACCGTGCTGACGCCCGGCTGGTCGATGATCCAGCGCAGCGCGAACTGGGCGAGGGTCTGACCGGACGGCACGAGCCCGCGCAGCCGCTCCACGGCCTGCAGCCCGACGTCGTACGGCACGCCGGAGAAGGTCTCGCCGACGTCGAACGCCTCGCCGTGGCGGTTGTAGTTGCGGTGGTCGTTCTCCGCGAACGTCGTCTGCGCGGTGTAGCGGCCGGAGAGCAGGCCGGACGCCAGCGGAACCCGCGCGATGATCCCGGCGCCCGCCTCCGCCGCCGCGGGCAGCACGCGCTCCAGCGGCTTGAGGCGCAGGCAGTTCAGGATGATCTGGACGGAAGCCACGTTCGGCCGCGCCAGCGCGGTCAGCGCCTCTTCGCAGGTCTCGACGCTCACGCCGTACGCCTTGATGCGGCCTTCCTCGACCATCGCGTCGAGCGCGTCGTACACCGCGTCGGAGGAGTACACCGGCGTCGGCGGGCAGTGCAGCTGGACCAGGTCGAGCGTGTCGACGCCGAGGTTGCGGCGCGACCGGTCGTTCCACTCGCGGAAGTTCGCGGCGACGTAGTTCTCCGGCACCTGCTCGACCCGGCGGCCCATCTTCGTCGCCACGAAGACGTCCCCGCGCTCGGCCAGGAACCGGCCGACCAGCCGCTCGCTGCGGCCGTCGCCGTAGACGTCCGCGGTGTCGAAGAAGGTGACACCGTTGTCGGCGGCCGCGTGCAGCACGGCCAGCGCGTCGTTCTCGTCGACCTCGCCCCAGTCCGCCCCGAGCTGCCAGCAGCCGAGCCCGACGACGGACACCTCGCGGCCCAGGCGGGCGATCTTCCGGTTCTCCATGTCGCGATCCAAGCACACGCCCGGCGCCTATGATCGGCCGTCATGGCGATGACTGCGGGTCCGGAAGGGCTGGGGACCCGGATGCGGCACGTCCTCGAGATCCTCGACGGCGACATCGCGCGGTTCCTCGCCGACATCGGCCTCGACGACTACCGGCCGCGGTACTCGCCGGTGGTGCGGGCGCTGCTCGCACGCGGCCCGCTCGCCATCCGCGACCTCGCGGAAGAGATGCGCGTGACGCACTCGGCGGCCAGCCAGACCGTCGCGCAGATGAACCGGGCCGGGTTCGTGACGCTCGAGCCGGGCGCCGACGCCCGGCAGCGGATCGTGTCGCTCACCGAGAAGACGCGCGGCCTGCTGCCGCTGATCGAGGCGGAGTGGACGGCGACGACCGAGGCGACGGAAGCGCTGGAAGCCGAGCTGCCGTACTCGCTGCGCGCCCTGCTCGACGCGATCATGGAGGCGCTGGAGCGCAAGCCGTTCCGGCAGCGGATCGGGGAGACCGGCGCCGCCCGGGGACTGAGCTGATCAGGCGTCCGGCAGCTGGAAGACCGCCCAGACGTACTTGCCGCCGGGGCAGCGTTCGAAGCCCCAGTCCAGCGACAGGGCCTGGACCAGCACGAGGCCGCGGCTGCGGGCCTCGGCCGGGGACGGCGCACGCAGCTCGGGCAGCAGCCGGCCGGTGTCGTGCACCCGCAGCGTCAGCCGCCCGCCGTCGAAGTCCATCTCCAGCCGCTGGGGCCGCTCACCGTGCTCGAAGGCGTTGGTGACCAGCTCCGACGTCGCCAGCAGGACGTCGTCGAGCTGCCGCTCCCGGACGCCGAACCGCAGCAGCGCCGCCCGGACCTCGTGCCGGGCCAGCGCCGGGGCCGTCACGTCGGCCGGGAGGAGCACCCTCAGCGGGACGGCGGCCGCGGCTGCGCGCTGCGGCATTCTCGACGTCGTCATCCGGTCCCCCTCCCAGTGAGTTCGGTCCCGCCCGCCAAGTACCCAAGCGGCCGAACGGCTAATCAGGTGCCGTCGGCCAGCTCGGATTCGTCCAGGCCGGACCGCAGTTTCTTCAGTGTCGCGGCCAGCAGCCGCGACACCTGCATCTGGGACACCCCGACGCGGCGGGCGATGTCCGACTGGCTCATCCCCGAGCCGAACCGCAGCGCGACGATCTTGCGCTCCCGCTCCGGCAGGCTCTCCAGCATCGGGCGCAGCGCCTCGCGCAGCTCGGCCTGGCCCAGCTCGGCGTCCGGCGCCCCGAAGCGGGTGTGCGCCGCGTTCTCCAGCAGGTGGTCCAGGGACGCGCCGTAGCGGCCCTGCCCGGCGCGGAGTCCTTCGTAGACGTCCTCGATGGGCACCCCGAGCCGCGCGGCGATCTCACTCGGCTTCGGCGCGCGCGAGAGCTGCACGGTGAGCTCCTCGCGCGCGGCGGAGATGTTCGCGTTCAGCTCCTTGAGCCGCCGCGGCACCCGCACCGACCAGCTGTTGTCCCGGAAGTGGTGCCGCAGCTCCCCGGAGATGGTGGGGACGGCGAACGCCAGGAAGTCGGTCCCCTGCTCGGGGTCGAACCGGTCGACGGCGTGGATCAGCCCGACCGTGGCGATCTGGACCAGGTCCTCCATCGCCTCGTCGCGGTTGCGGAACTTCCGGGCCAGGTTCCGCGCCAGCTCCAGGTGCGCGCGCACGAGGGTGTCGCGGATGCGTTCCCGCTCCGGCGAGTCCGGCGGCGAGGCGGCGAGTTGCACGAACAGCGCGCCGACGTCGAGGTCGTCCCCGCTGCTCCCGGCGGGATCGGTCACGAGTCCGCCGCCTGGCTCTCCCGGACGAGGTCCACCCGGGACACGTAGCGGCCGTTCTCCGGGGTGATGGTGCGTTCCGCCGTCGTCGCGAGGGCGGTCAGCAGCTGCCACGACAGGCCGGCGTCGTCCTCGTGGTCGGCGCTGTCGGCCAGCACCGACACGGAGACCTCGATGCGCGGCCCGTTCCAGGAGAAGACGCACGTCAGCCTGCCGTCCGAGCTGGCGGGCAGCAGCAGCGAGCAGGCTTCGTCCACCGCCATCCGGAGGTCCTCGACGGCGTCGAGGTCGAAGTCCTGGCGCATCGCGATGTCGGCCACGATGGTGCGCAGCGTGGGTACGACGTGCGGGATCGCGGCCGTCCGCACCTCGATGACCTGCGCGCCTTCGGGGACGAGCGGGGCGTTGTCCTCCACGTTTGTTCCTTTCTCCGCACTCGCGCTGCCGGGGATCGGCGGTCTCTGCCACGCCCGGTCAGCGAGATGCCCGTGGTGTGAGCAAACCAAACCCGGGTTTGATCCGCTCCACCGGCGGGCATGTAGGTCCTCGACACGGGACATCCGGGGAAAGGCAGGGACGACATGGCTGACGTGAGCCGGCTGCCCAACGTGGTTGCTGAAGAGTGGGAATGGCAGCTGCGCGGCTCGTGCCGGGGTGCGGACAGCAGCCTTTTCTTCCACACGGACAACGAGCGGGGTTCGGCGCGGGAGCGGCGTGAGTCGCGGGCCAAGGCCATCTGCCAGACCTGCCCGGTGCTGGCCCAGTGCCGGCAGCACGCGATGACCGTCCAGGAGCCCTACGGCATCTGGGGCGGCCTCGGGGAGATCGAGCGACGGCAGCTCTTCCTGCGCCAGCGCAGGGCGGCGCGGAAGGCGATGAGTGCGCACTGAGAAGCGCGCTGAGCAGGCAGGATTTGATCGCTGGTGAGCAGTACACGCGAAAGGGCGGCGGCCGTGGCGGGCGCGGTCGCTTCCTGGGTTAGGGTTGGCCCCGGAGTTGCCTTGACCGTGCCCGGCGCGAGCTTTGGGAAGGCACGGTGACACGGTTGCCGCTTGAGACAACAGGCGCGTACCCGGCGCAGGAGCAGCGCCTGACGAGGAGAAACTGCATGCCCGCAGCCGACCAGAACGCCACCCCGCCCGGGTTCGGCATCACGCTGGACACCGACGGGACGGAACCCCGGGTGGTGGTCACCGGCGAGCTCGACCTGCTGACCAGCCCGCAGCTGCAAGAAGCCCTGGCGGGGCTGATCGCGGACAAGCGCGCGCAGCGGGTCGTGGCCGATCTGACCGGGGTGACCTTCTTCGATTCCTCCGCGCTGAACGTGGTGCTCCGCGCACAACGCCAGGCCGGCGAGCAGGACGTCGAACTCGCGGTCGTCCCGAGCCCCGCGGTGAGCCGGGTGATCGAGCTCACCGGCGTGGCCGAACACCTGAGCGTGTCGGAGGACCCCCAAGCCTGACCGCCCGCTACGGTTCCGCGGACTGATTTTTCCGCGCGGACCTGGGGACGGCACGATGATGGGGCGGACGCACGCCCTGACCGGCTGGTGCGCGGGCTTGGCCATCGCGCCCGCGGTCGGGGCCGGTTCGGTGCACCAGGCGGTCGTCTTCGCGGCGACCACGGCGGGGTTCGCTCTGCTGCCCGACCTCGACCACCCCGGAGCGAGCGCGTCCCGGCTGCTGGGCTGGCTGACCGGCGCGCTGTCGTGGGTGCTGCGCCGCGTCTCGGCGGGGTTCTACGCCCTGACGAAGGGCCCACGCGACGAGAAGGTCTCCGGCAAGCACCGCCACCTGTCCCACACGGTCCTCTTCGCGGCCGGCCTCGGCCTGCTGACGTCGTGGGGCACGACGCAGGGCGGTCCGTGGGCGGTGGTCGGCGTGGTGGTCTTCGGCCTGATGCTGGCCGAGGGCGCACTGGG contains the following coding sequences:
- a CDS encoding DNA cytosine methyltransferase, which encodes MKYTVVEICAGAGGQALGLHRAGFEHKLAVELDATAAKTLETNFDKILEVDAKVAVGDVADPAVWEPRHYAGNVDLLAGGVPCPPFTIAGKQLGANDERDLFAWAIKQVEVVQPRALLLENVRGLSLPRFAGYRQHVLDQLAESGYIGEWRLLHASDFGVPQLRPRFVLVALKPEDAAYFHWPEPQGGEAPTVGTTLRDLMASNGWEHADEWAAGANKIAPTIVGGSKKHGGADLGPTRAKRAWAQLGVDALGVANEPPGPGDKFAVGPKLTTEMVARIQGFPGEGKWDFEGRKTSRYRQIGNAFPPPVAEAVGRAIHAALDHKGEPVTRETVEHDPVYKALKGAKGSIRADQILNGQGEPLDLGEVEKRITMLSADFEIKIEVKNNVPRYELGEFKAFTGQDDHERHEVFLKNRTRIS
- a CDS encoding very short patch repair endonuclease; this translates as MSSRDSGNARERAHARGLYPAASSEGRSRNMRANRRADTKPEVALRSALHRLGYRYRKDFRLDLPEGVRVRPDIVFTARKVAVFVDGCFWHVCPEHGREPTSNEWYWTPKLRRNVERDQAANEALVRAGWRVVRVWEHLPIGEAVAVVTAMIEHVNDGSAEG
- a CDS encoding hydrogenase maturation protease, translated to MRPRVLVAGIGNIFLSDDGFGVEVIRELDRAGLPPWVQIADYDIATVHLAYDLTGGYDTTILLDATPHGVTPGTLSLTSATDTHDLHGDAVIRLLRLLGGDAGRVLVLSCEPACVDGGLGLSAAVRAAVPAAVRVVTELAWGASPELPVKEKTEV
- a CDS encoding tetratricopeptide repeat protein, translated to MPGRLKKVDEFFQRKAAEGGNVVAMARMGAAMRERGELPEAESWYRKAAMGGDRVSMTALAHLLADRGAHEEAERWYHEAALAGEPHGMQYLAKSYERRGKRDDARHWYGEAARAGDLPSMAAVGRLLREDGSGEEAESWLRQAAEAGFTGAMIDLGIVLRDRGQAAEAARWWRSAVQAGDLAATCQLGRQAERLGRPSDAESWYREGAAGGHSEAIVRLGLLLHRRGDLEEAERWYLDAAELGDPAAMTNLGVLARNRGDEGEAAAWYRKAAEHGSVPALTNLGHLAEHREDLTAAEQWFRRAAETGDIQGMLSLARMLRVRGAAHEAELWLARAETSQDQF
- a CDS encoding HNH endonuclease family protein, producing the protein MAARSFRLSVTQRTLLVIAVLAVALFGYWATRGAGAAPPASSSSAPVPVSAADAQKQLGELTIADRTSMDGYSREKFPHWDSQGSGCDTREVVLKRDGKDVKTDKDCKATSGTWTSIYDGETWTKATDLDIDHMVPLGQAWASGAKSWTTEKREQFANDLTRPQLFAVTDNVNQQKSDKAPDQWKPPLVSFWCTYATDWIVVKHYYGLTVTQAEKTALTDMLRRC
- a CDS encoding alpha/beta fold hydrolase; amino-acid sequence: MTTFALIHGGGGSGWDFHLLIPELEARGHDAVAPDLPITDRSAGLAEFTETVLAALGDRTDVAVVGHSYGGFTAPLVAAKVRARLLVYLTGMIPAPGEPPGQWWGNTGFAAPTGLSETEQFFNGVPAALAEACQARGREQVSKEWDEPWPLPAHPDVPTRVLLARDDRFFVPDFQRRVARERLGIEPDEIDGPHCVPLSHPGPLADRLVSYL
- a CDS encoding 3D domain-containing protein gives rise to the protein MRLVLALAALASSLLVAPAAEAATLPACRHFYPGPIPDRPVTGGHGPGTLVGAVDVSNRLPAPGSVGGGLGGDGKVTFTFARVPGAKAYRAFRNGQALQWISDWGQPTLTVTDASPCQNANYQLYAMTAEDNSPGSLGQISTAYRLDGANRLAAYRIPAGTTLNYRVTAYNDVAQTALGYQAGPGFCAVDARLVPWGTRFSVPGYGECYAADIGSWIKDDIVDVWLPGPQADAWGIQSLTLTIR
- a CDS encoding nitroreductase family protein, encoding MMTPEELLTTTRTVRKRLDLERPVPLDLVKHCVQVALQAPSGSNTQRWQWLVVTDAAQRAALGGIYRRACHEYLASPNAAGKLFADDPARAAVQQRVGDSVAYLADRMGDVPVLVVPCLETASSELPSGNQAGLWASLLPAVWNYMLAARSVTLGTAWTTLHLKYEQEAAEVLGLPKNVHQAALIPTAFYTGDTFKPAARQPLEEVLHLDRW
- a CDS encoding aldo/keto reductase — its product is MENRKIARLGREVSVVGLGCWQLGADWGEVDENDALAVLHAAADNGVTFFDTADVYGDGRSERLVGRFLAERGDVFVATKMGRRVEQVPENYVAANFREWNDRSRRNLGVDTLDLVQLHCPPTPVYSSDAVYDALDAMVEEGRIKAYGVSVETCEEALTALARPNVASVQIILNCLRLKPLERVLPAAAEAGAGIIARVPLASGLLSGRYTAQTTFAENDHRNYNRHGEAFDVGETFSGVPYDVGLQAVERLRGLVPSGQTLAQFALRWIIDQPGVSTVIPGARNAEQAAANTAAASLPPLSSEALAAVRETYDELIRPLVHDRW
- a CDS encoding MarR family winged helix-turn-helix transcriptional regulator; its protein translation is MTAGPEGLGTRMRHVLEILDGDIARFLADIGLDDYRPRYSPVVRALLARGPLAIRDLAEEMRVTHSAASQTVAQMNRAGFVTLEPGADARQRIVSLTEKTRGLLPLIEAEWTATTEATEALEAELPYSLRALLDAIMEALERKPFRQRIGETGAARGLS
- a CDS encoding ATP-binding protein; the protein is MTTSRMPQRAAAAAVPLRVLLPADVTAPALARHEVRAALLRFGVRERQLDDVLLATSELVTNAFEHGERPQRLEMDFDGGRLTLRVHDTGRLLPELRAPSPAEARSRGLVLVQALSLDWGFERCPGGKYVWAVFQLPDA
- a CDS encoding SigB/SigF/SigG family RNA polymerase sigma factor, giving the protein MTDPAGSSGDDLDVGALFVQLAASPPDSPERERIRDTLVRAHLELARNLARKFRNRDEAMEDLVQIATVGLIHAVDRFDPEQGTDFLAFAVPTISGELRHHFRDNSWSVRVPRRLKELNANISAAREELTVQLSRAPKPSEIAARLGVPIEDVYEGLRAGQGRYGASLDHLLENAAHTRFGAPDAELGQAELREALRPMLESLPERERKIVALRFGSGMSQSDIARRVGVSQMQVSRLLAATLKKLRSGLDESELADGT
- a CDS encoding anti-sigma factor, whose amino-acid sequence is MEDNAPLVPEGAQVIEVRTAAIPHVVPTLRTIVADIAMRQDFDLDAVEDLRMAVDEACSLLLPASSDGRLTCVFSWNGPRIEVSVSVLADSADHEDDAGLSWQLLTALATTAERTITPENGRYVSRVDLVRESQAADS
- a CDS encoding WhiB family transcriptional regulator; translated protein: MADVSRLPNVVAEEWEWQLRGSCRGADSSLFFHTDNERGSARERRESRAKAICQTCPVLAQCRQHAMTVQEPYGIWGGLGEIERRQLFLRQRRAARKAMSAH
- a CDS encoding STAS domain-containing protein, with protein sequence MPAADQNATPPGFGITLDTDGTEPRVVVTGELDLLTSPQLQEALAGLIADKRAQRVVADLTGVTFFDSSALNVVLRAQRQAGEQDVELAVVPSPAVSRVIELTGVAEHLSVSEDPQA
- a CDS encoding metal-dependent hydrolase, coding for MGRTHALTGWCAGLAIAPAVGAGSVHQAVVFAATTAGFALLPDLDHPGASASRLLGWLTGALSWVLRRVSAGFYALTKGPRDEKVSGKHRHLSHTVLFAAGLGLLTSWGTTQGGPWAVVGVVVFGLMLAEGALGDWLLPVSGAAVAWWFFTAPPDRAGELAAISGWLGIAVAAGCVTHCLGDALTESGCPFLFPIPIAGETWYEIRPPRVLRFRTGKKVEKRLIFPVFALLGVLLVPGVWDYTVSTFERLFIPPSSQQATTP